In a genomic window of Saccharothrix sp. HUAS TT1:
- a CDS encoding polysaccharide deacetylase family protein, whose protein sequence is MTTASVSLDLDNLWAYLKTHGDPEWERRPSFLPTAVPRLLEAFGAHGLTTTVFVVGADVEREDGARAVAAITAAGHEVANHSYGHEPWLHRYTRDRLEAELARTEDAITAAGAPRPTGFRGPGYSVTHDLLELLAERGYRYDASTLPTWIGPLARAYHNRTAPTGGDRDLFGGFSRVRAPNAAYRWRVGTGLVELPVTTMPLLRVPIHGSYLLQLHQVSPRLARGYFTAALRLCRARGVQPSLLLHPTDVLGAAEAPGMEFFPGMAVPGARKVEFLGWVLGALRAHFDVVGTGAHVARLEAGLREHDTGMLARCGG, encoded by the coding sequence ATGACCACCGCCAGCGTCTCCCTCGACCTGGACAACCTCTGGGCGTACCTCAAGACGCACGGCGACCCCGAGTGGGAGCGCCGGCCCAGCTTCCTGCCCACCGCCGTGCCCCGGCTGCTGGAGGCGTTCGGCGCGCACGGCCTCACCACGACCGTGTTCGTCGTCGGCGCGGACGTCGAGCGTGAGGACGGCGCGCGGGCCGTCGCCGCCATCACCGCCGCCGGGCACGAGGTCGCCAACCACTCCTACGGCCACGAGCCCTGGCTGCACCGCTACACCCGCGACCGGCTCGAAGCCGAGCTGGCCCGCACCGAGGACGCCATCACCGCCGCCGGCGCGCCGCGGCCGACCGGGTTCCGCGGCCCCGGCTACAGCGTCACCCACGACCTGCTGGAACTGCTCGCCGAACGCGGTTACCGCTACGACGCCAGCACGCTGCCCACCTGGATCGGCCCGCTCGCCCGCGCCTACCACAACCGCACCGCGCCGACCGGCGGCGACCGCGACCTGTTCGGCGGCTTCTCCCGGGTCCGCGCGCCCAACGCCGCCTACCGCTGGCGCGTCGGCACGGGCCTGGTCGAGCTGCCGGTCACCACGATGCCGCTGCTGCGCGTGCCGATCCACGGTTCCTACTTGCTGCAACTGCACCAGGTGTCGCCGCGCTTGGCGCGTGGTTACTTCACGGCGGCGCTGCGGTTGTGCCGGGCGCGCGGTGTGCAGCCGTCGTTGTTGTTGCACCCGACCGACGTGCTGGGCGCGGCCGAGGCGCCCGGGATGGAGTTCTTCCCCGGCATGGCGGTGCCGGGCGCGCGGAAGGTCGAGTTCCTGGGGTGGGTGCTCGGCGCGCTGCGGGCGCACTTCGACGTCGTCGGCACCGGCGCGCACGTCGCCCGGCTCGAAGCGGGGTTGCGCGAGCACGACACCGGGATGCTGGCGCGGTGCGGCGGATGA
- a CDS encoding NAD-dependent protein deacetylase: MRTRPTLSWTPTGAPLPRTTSLDEVAPVLARGRVLVLSGAGLSTESGIPDYRGAAGSLRKHTPMTYEEFVGDVEGRRRYWARSHLGWRTIARAAPNTGHHAVARLHARGHLSGVITQNVDGLHQAAGTPDVVELHGGLDRVVCLDCGAVSAREALDRRFRAANPSFEATSDRVNPDGDVDLPESEVRSFRLVGCADCGDGVLKPDVVFFGENVPRARVERCYDLVDSADALLVLGSSLTVMSGLRFVRRAATAGTPVLIVNQGETRGDVHATVRVDLPLGRALTDLLDRL; this comes from the coding sequence ATGCGCACACGGCCGACGTTGAGCTGGACGCCGACCGGCGCACCGCTGCCGCGCACGACCAGCCTGGACGAGGTGGCGCCGGTGCTCGCCCGGGGCCGGGTGCTGGTGCTCAGCGGCGCCGGCCTGTCCACCGAGTCCGGCATCCCGGACTACCGGGGCGCGGCGGGCAGCCTGCGCAAGCACACCCCGATGACCTACGAGGAGTTCGTGGGCGACGTCGAGGGCAGGCGGCGGTACTGGGCGCGCAGCCACCTCGGCTGGCGGACCATCGCCCGCGCCGCGCCCAACACCGGCCACCACGCGGTGGCGCGGCTGCACGCCCGCGGCCACCTGTCCGGCGTCATCACGCAGAACGTCGACGGCCTGCACCAGGCCGCCGGCACGCCCGACGTGGTCGAGCTGCACGGCGGCCTGGACCGGGTGGTGTGCCTGGACTGCGGCGCGGTGAGCGCCCGGGAAGCCCTCGACCGCCGGTTCCGCGCCGCCAACCCCTCGTTCGAGGCGACCTCCGACCGGGTCAACCCCGACGGCGACGTGGACCTGCCCGAGTCCGAGGTGCGGTCGTTCCGGCTGGTCGGGTGCGCCGACTGCGGCGACGGCGTGCTGAAGCCGGACGTGGTGTTCTTCGGCGAGAACGTGCCCCGGGCGCGCGTCGAGCGGTGCTACGACCTGGTCGACTCCGCCGACGCGCTGCTGGTGCTCGGCTCGTCGCTGACGGTCATGTCCGGCCTGCGCTTCGTCCGCCGCGCCGCGACCGCCGGCACGCCCGTGCTGATCGTCAACCAGGGCGAGACCAGGGGCGACGTCCACGCGACCGTCCGCGTCGACCTGCCGCTGGGCCGGGCCCTGACCGACCTGCTCGACCGGCTCTAG
- a CDS encoding serine/threonine-protein kinase: MEDRTIAGRYRLTERIGAGGMGVVWRAEDQRLRRIVAVKELLSRTGFDQESIDRAVREGRIAARLTHPNVIALYDVVEQDGHPWLIMEYLPSRSLATVMTERGTLSPEEVVRLGVQLAAGLSAAHTAGVVHRDVKPGNVLVTEFGTVKVTDFGTSRATDEATVTASGMLVGTPAYLAPEVARGGAGGFPADVFALGATLYAATEGTPPFGVDGNTIALLHRVADGRFPPPRNAGPLAPVLMRLLDPNPETRPTMPEAERMLRTVRFDGAPTPVPPPPTPTALLASPLDPVPDPEPKPEPKPAPTPTPAPTPTPAPTPTPAPTPAPTRYESPVPGGSAAERPPTTTPPPAAARSEHPAPPPAGRSGGSGSPPAGEEKRGDRKALVALAIVALIAVVSVVYLLNRDDGSPSAGPDVTTTTQQPTTDAQPPRTSAEQEQTTTAAAETTTTTTAEPTTESPEQPQPPADVSADRALSEYYGLLPNNLETAYGRLTDRFKASRTPTFADYQGWWGQMSAVNVSNVQAVGPETVSATVSYTFKSGGTQSEQHVYTLVKVNGQWAIDTQNGA; this comes from the coding sequence GTGGAGGACCGCACAATCGCAGGCCGGTACCGGCTGACCGAGAGGATCGGCGCGGGTGGGATGGGGGTGGTGTGGCGGGCCGAGGACCAGCGGCTGCGCCGCATCGTCGCGGTCAAGGAACTGCTGTCCCGCACCGGGTTCGACCAGGAGTCGATCGACCGCGCGGTCCGCGAGGGGCGCATCGCGGCCCGGTTGACCCACCCCAACGTGATCGCGCTGTACGACGTGGTCGAGCAGGACGGCCACCCGTGGCTGATCATGGAGTACCTGCCGTCGCGCAGCCTGGCCACGGTGATGACCGAGCGCGGCACCCTGTCGCCCGAAGAGGTGGTCCGGCTCGGCGTGCAGCTGGCGGCCGGGCTGTCCGCCGCGCACACGGCCGGTGTCGTGCACCGGGACGTCAAGCCGGGCAACGTGCTGGTCACCGAGTTCGGCACGGTCAAGGTCACCGACTTCGGCACCTCGCGCGCGACCGACGAGGCGACCGTCACCGCGTCCGGGATGCTCGTCGGCACGCCCGCCTACCTGGCGCCGGAGGTGGCGCGGGGCGGCGCGGGCGGGTTCCCGGCGGACGTGTTCGCGCTGGGCGCGACCCTCTACGCGGCGACCGAGGGCACGCCGCCGTTCGGCGTGGACGGCAACACCATCGCCCTGCTGCACCGGGTCGCCGACGGCCGGTTCCCGCCGCCGCGCAACGCCGGTCCGCTGGCGCCGGTGCTGATGCGCCTGCTCGACCCCAACCCGGAGACCCGGCCGACCATGCCCGAGGCCGAGCGGATGCTGCGGACCGTGCGGTTCGACGGCGCCCCGACCCCGGTCCCGCCGCCGCCGACCCCGACCGCGCTCCTGGCCTCGCCGCTGGACCCGGTGCCCGACCCCGAACCGAAACCCGAACCGAAGCCCGCACCCACCCCGACACCGGCTCCGACGCCCACCCCGGCTCCGACGCCCACCCCCGCACCCACCCCGGCGCCGACCCGGTACGAGTCGCCGGTTCCCGGCGGGTCCGCGGCCGAGCGCCCGCCCACGACCACCCCGCCGCCCGCCGCCGCCCGGTCCGAGCACCCCGCCCCGCCGCCGGCCGGCCGGTCCGGTGGCTCCGGGTCGCCGCCCGCCGGCGAGGAGAAGCGAGGCGACCGCAAGGCTCTCGTCGCGCTCGCGATCGTCGCCCTGATCGCCGTCGTCTCGGTGGTCTACCTGCTCAACCGGGACGACGGCTCACCCTCGGCCGGTCCGGACGTGACCACCACGACCCAGCAGCCGACCACCGACGCCCAGCCGCCCCGAACCAGCGCGGAGCAGGAGCAGACCACCACCGCCGCTGCCGAGACCACGACCACCACCACGGCGGAACCGACGACCGAGAGCCCGGAGCAGCCCCAGCCGCCCGCCGACGTCAGCGCCGACCGGGCGTTGAGCGAGTACTACGGCCTGCTGCCGAACAACCTGGAAACCGCCTACGGCCGGCTGACCGACCGCTTCAAGGCGTCCCGGACGCCCACCTTCGCCGACTACCAGGGCTGGTGGGGCCAGATGAGCGCGGTGAACGTCAGCAACGTGCAGGCCGTCGGCCCGGAGACGGTGTCGGCGACGGTGTCGTACACGTTCAAGTCCGGCGGCACCCAGTCCGAGCAGCACGTCTACACGCTGGTCAAGGTCAACGGCCAGTGGGCGATCGACACCCAGAACGGGGCGTAG
- a CDS encoding CoA transferase, which translates to MDPVTAHAWAALGGRPGPTTVTYTPAGEVLSARLPVREMARATVGACALAAAELSAIRNGVPVRPVTVHEAAVATAFVSERHLRVDGRRGAGFAPLSGFWRTADGWVRTHANYPHHRARLLDALGVTDRASLERELATRRAVDVQETVHRAGGLAVAVATEPDPTRRPLVETRPTGAGKRVLPPSDRPADGVRVLDLTRVIAGPVATRTLAALGADVLRVDPPHLPEDPDVHADTGPGKRSTLLDLADRHDRRAFDDLLDRADVVVTGYRPGALDRHGLSPDALRDRRPDLVVAQLSAWGHTGGWADRRGFDSLVQAATGIAAVEGAGGTPGALPAQALDHGTGYLLAAAVLRGLAEPGGRHVRLSLAGTASWLLHDVGATPTEGHYDPEPWLVETPSPHGLLHHARPPLGGTWDHPPTTWGSDEPRWLT; encoded by the coding sequence GTGGACCCGGTGACAGCGCACGCCTGGGCGGCCCTCGGCGGCCGACCCGGACCGACGACCGTGACCTACACCCCGGCGGGTGAGGTGCTGAGCGCCCGCCTGCCCGTCCGGGAGATGGCCCGCGCCACCGTCGGCGCCTGCGCGCTCGCGGCGGCCGAGCTGTCCGCGATCCGCAACGGCGTCCCGGTGCGACCGGTCACCGTGCACGAAGCCGCCGTCGCCACCGCGTTCGTCAGCGAACGCCACCTGCGCGTCGACGGGCGGCGGGGCGCCGGGTTCGCGCCGCTGTCCGGCTTCTGGCGCACCGCCGACGGCTGGGTCCGCACCCACGCCAACTACCCGCACCACCGCGCCCGCCTGCTGGACGCCCTGGGCGTCACCGACCGGGCGTCGCTGGAGCGCGAGCTGGCGACCCGCCGGGCCGTCGACGTCCAGGAGACCGTCCACCGGGCGGGCGGCCTGGCCGTCGCCGTGGCGACCGAGCCGGACCCGACCAGGCGCCCGCTGGTCGAGACCCGTCCGACCGGGGCCGGGAAGCGCGTCCTCCCGCCGTCCGACCGCCCGGCCGACGGCGTCCGCGTCCTCGACCTGACCAGGGTGATCGCCGGCCCGGTCGCCACCCGCACCCTGGCCGCCCTCGGCGCCGACGTCCTGCGCGTCGACCCGCCGCACCTGCCCGAGGACCCCGACGTCCACGCGGACACCGGTCCGGGCAAGCGCTCCACGCTGCTCGACCTCGCCGACCGGCACGACCGGCGCGCGTTCGACGACCTGCTGGACCGGGCCGACGTCGTCGTCACCGGCTACCGGCCGGGCGCGCTGGACCGCCACGGCCTGTCGCCCGACGCCCTGCGCGACCGGCGCCCCGACCTGGTCGTCGCCCAGCTCTCCGCCTGGGGCCACACCGGCGGGTGGGCGGACCGGCGCGGCTTCGACAGCCTCGTCCAGGCCGCCACCGGCATCGCGGCCGTCGAGGGCGCCGGCGGCACACCCGGCGCCCTGCCCGCGCAGGCCCTCGACCACGGCACCGGCTACCTGCTCGCCGCCGCCGTGCTGCGCGGTCTCGCCGAACCGGGCGGCCGGCACGTCCGGCTGTCGCTGGCCGGCACCGCGTCCTGGCTGCTGCACGACGTCGGGGCCACTCCGACCGAGGGCCACTACGACCCCGAACCGTGGCTGGTCGAGACCCCGTCACCGCACGGCCTCCTCCACCACGCCCGCCCACCGCTCGGCGGCACGTGGGACCACCCGCCGACCACCTGGGGCTCCGACGAGCCGCGATGGCTCACCTGA
- a CDS encoding M20/M25/M40 family metallo-hydrolase has protein sequence MIEGVRRVWVAVLLAVVAAVGVLAVLAFRPPAPVADAPADGFAAGRAERHLREVAQRPHPIGSADNERVRGYVADTARGFGAEVEVESDDVLHGWRDVTRIATAHNVVARVRGSDPSVSGGKALLLVAHYDSVPTGPGAADDGAAVAAMLETMRALSTSGVRNDVVFVFTDGEEVGTLGAEAYVRRHGVDGIGAVLNWEARGSGGPVWMFETGAANGPLVSAFGEASSRPIANSFAYEVYRRMPNYSDFTVFQRAGARGLNSAFIEHVGDYHSPYDDVERLDRGSLQHHGETMVGLVRELGDRDLRAGGPDAVYFDLFSRVLVSYPTWFAVALAAATVLALAVLLVLGVRSGRLRWRAVLAVAGVAVGAVVVAGALAFAAWALVAAVRPELAFLALSEPPERGWFVAGFAVLGLAVLVAAARVARRWSSAEVVAGVLVLTAVLLAAVTVVVPGAGFLFQWTLLLGLPALWATRLAFLPALVAAAVYPPLVGTMTVALGMPLSAVAVVFAALAGVLLLPLLGALPGLGPTAAGVAAVAVALLAVGLVRFGFAPTEPRPDSLIYLLDTGANEASWLSADPAPDAWTSRVLGQDPERVTLTDTHPALDEPLMRADAPDLALPAPTAAVVASADGDARTVTFRVTPTDRAWRTQVTLSEDGRRGCRFGDADLPGSKLELYGTLSRDITCDLDPGARLGVAVTDHWIGLPAEAAALVGPRPPDAMPVQSGNRPYDAALVRATFEL, from the coding sequence GTGATCGAGGGCGTCCGGCGGGTGTGGGTGGCGGTCCTGCTCGCGGTGGTCGCCGCGGTGGGTGTGCTCGCGGTGCTGGCGTTCCGGCCGCCCGCGCCGGTGGCGGACGCGCCGGCGGACGGGTTCGCGGCCGGCCGCGCCGAGCGGCACCTGCGGGAGGTCGCCCAGCGCCCGCACCCCATCGGCTCGGCGGACAACGAGCGGGTCCGCGGCTACGTCGCCGACACCGCCCGCGGGTTCGGGGCCGAGGTCGAGGTGGAGTCCGACGACGTCCTGCACGGTTGGCGGGACGTGACCAGGATCGCCACGGCGCACAACGTCGTCGCCCGCGTCCGGGGCTCGGACCCGTCGGTGAGCGGCGGCAAGGCGCTGCTGCTGGTCGCGCACTACGACTCGGTGCCGACCGGGCCCGGAGCGGCCGACGACGGCGCGGCGGTCGCGGCGATGCTGGAGACGATGCGCGCGCTGAGCACCAGTGGTGTGCGCAACGACGTCGTGTTCGTGTTCACCGACGGCGAGGAGGTCGGGACGCTCGGCGCGGAGGCGTACGTGCGGCGCCACGGCGTCGACGGGATCGGCGCGGTGCTGAACTGGGAGGCGCGCGGCAGCGGCGGGCCGGTGTGGATGTTCGAGACGGGCGCGGCCAACGGTCCGCTGGTGTCGGCGTTCGGCGAGGCGAGCAGCAGGCCCATCGCGAACTCGTTCGCCTACGAGGTGTACCGGCGGATGCCGAACTACAGCGACTTCACCGTGTTCCAGCGGGCCGGCGCGCGGGGGCTGAACAGCGCCTTCATCGAGCACGTCGGCGACTACCACTCGCCCTACGACGACGTGGAGCGGCTGGACCGGGGCAGCCTCCAGCACCACGGCGAGACGATGGTGGGGCTGGTCCGGGAGCTGGGCGACCGCGACCTGCGGGCGGGTGGCCCGGACGCGGTCTACTTCGACCTGTTCTCCCGGGTGCTGGTGAGCTACCCGACGTGGTTCGCGGTGGCGCTCGCCGCGGCGACGGTGCTCGCGCTGGCGGTCCTGCTGGTCCTGGGCGTCCGAAGTGGACGGTTGCGGTGGCGGGCGGTGCTCGCGGTCGCCGGGGTGGCGGTCGGCGCGGTGGTCGTGGCGGGCGCGCTGGCGTTCGCGGCGTGGGCGCTGGTGGCGGCGGTGCGGCCGGAACTGGCCTTCCTGGCGCTGTCCGAACCTCCGGAGCGGGGCTGGTTCGTCGCCGGGTTCGCGGTGCTGGGGCTGGCGGTGCTGGTCGCGGCGGCCCGGGTGGCGCGGCGGTGGTCGTCGGCCGAGGTGGTGGCCGGCGTGCTGGTGCTGACGGCCGTGCTGCTGGCGGCGGTGACGGTGGTGGTGCCGGGCGCCGGTTTCCTGTTCCAGTGGACGCTGCTGCTCGGCCTGCCCGCCCTGTGGGCGACGCGGCTGGCGTTCCTGCCCGCCCTGGTGGCCGCGGCGGTCTACCCACCGCTGGTCGGCACGATGACGGTGGCGCTGGGCATGCCGCTGAGCGCGGTCGCGGTGGTGTTCGCGGCGCTGGCGGGCGTGCTGCTGCTGCCGCTGCTGGGCGCGCTGCCGGGGCTCGGCCCGACGGCGGCGGGCGTGGCCGCGGTCGCGGTGGCGCTGCTGGCCGTGGGCCTGGTCCGGTTCGGCTTCGCGCCGACCGAGCCGCGCCCCGACTCGCTGATCTACCTGCTGGACACCGGCGCGAACGAGGCGAGCTGGCTGTCCGCCGACCCCGCGCCCGACGCGTGGACGTCGCGGGTGCTGGGGCAGGACCCGGAACGGGTGACGCTGACCGACACCCACCCGGCGCTGGACGAGCCGCTGATGCGCGCCGACGCGCCCGACCTGGCCCTGCCCGCCCCGACCGCCGCCGTGGTGGCGTCAGCCGACGGCGACGCGCGGACCGTCACGTTCCGCGTCACGCCGACCGACCGGGCCTGGCGGACCCAGGTGACGCTGTCCGAGGACGGGCGGCGAGGCTGCCGGTTCGGCGACGCGGACCTGCCCGGCTCGAAGCTGGAGCTGTACGGGACGCTGAGCCGGGACATCACCTGCGACCTCGACCCCGGCGCCCGGCTGGGCGTCGCGGTGACCGACCACTGGATCGGCCTGCCCGCCGAGGCGGCGGCCCTGGTCGGCCCGCGCCCGCCCGACGCGATGCCGGTCCAGTCCGGCAACCGCCCCTACGACGCCGCCCTGGTCCGCGCCACCTTCGAGCTCTGA
- a CDS encoding GNAT family N-acetyltransferase, whose translation MNALPAGHTARSPRPDDAEAILGLVQDYTTAVIGFADYTLEDMRDELARPGLDLERDAWLVLDAAGAPAGYATTDANGGSGLVDLDVVARDPALADWLFARALDRARAMAREHGLDGVTTSHGVYRDDVALAARVAALGMEVATTFHRMRVDHVGDVPPPEPAPGLVLRQAVDEDARRVAHEVWTASFASHFGFMPTTYEEWHEKQDRKSIFDWSGLWLAELDGRPVGFLERTDQFADEGRGYVGHLGVLAEARGRGVAKHLLRHAFHLDAADGRVGTVLHVDSNNRTPALGLYESVGMRPVLVIDVWRGRLD comes from the coding sequence ATGAACGCCCTCCCCGCCGGTCACACCGCCCGGTCACCACGCCCGGACGACGCCGAGGCGATCCTCGGCCTGGTGCAGGACTACACCACGGCGGTGATCGGGTTCGCCGACTACACGCTGGAGGACATGCGGGACGAGCTGGCCCGGCCGGGGCTCGACCTGGAGCGCGACGCGTGGCTGGTGCTCGACGCGGCGGGCGCGCCGGCCGGGTACGCGACGACCGACGCCAACGGCGGCAGCGGCCTGGTCGACCTGGACGTCGTGGCGCGCGACCCGGCGCTGGCCGACTGGCTGTTCGCGCGGGCGCTCGACCGGGCCCGCGCGATGGCGCGCGAGCACGGGCTGGACGGCGTGACCACCAGCCACGGCGTGTACCGGGACGACGTGGCGCTGGCGGCGCGGGTGGCCGCGCTGGGGATGGAGGTCGCCACCACGTTCCACCGGATGCGGGTCGACCACGTCGGCGACGTGCCGCCGCCCGAGCCGGCCCCTGGGCTGGTGCTGCGGCAGGCGGTGGACGAGGACGCGCGGCGGGTCGCGCACGAGGTGTGGACCGCGTCGTTCGCCTCGCACTTCGGCTTCATGCCGACCACGTACGAGGAGTGGCACGAGAAGCAGGACCGGAAGTCGATCTTCGACTGGTCCGGGCTGTGGCTGGCGGAGCTGGACGGGCGGCCGGTGGGGTTCCTGGAGCGCACCGACCAGTTCGCGGACGAGGGCCGCGGCTACGTCGGCCACCTCGGCGTGCTCGCCGAGGCGCGGGGCCGGGGCGTGGCCAAGCACCTGCTGCGGCACGCGTTCCACCTGGACGCGGCCGACGGGCGGGTGGGCACGGTCCTGCACGTCGACTCGAACAACCGGACGCCCGCGCTCGGCCTCTACGAGTCGGTGGGCATGCGGCCGGTGCTGGTGATCGACGTGTGGCGGGGCCGGCTCGACTGA
- a CDS encoding SigE family RNA polymerase sigma factor — MGRDDEFAQFFASRFDQARRTAHALCGNWLEAEEIAQHAFVRMYAHWPKVRRDSAEAYLRTVVTRIFLDSRRRGRRREQVVASPPESAVEPDTAGADERQPLLAALQHVPPRQRAVLVLRYAHDLSVEQVAEALRCSTGTVKSQTARGLQTLRDAYRGAVTPGSA; from the coding sequence GTGGGACGCGACGACGAGTTCGCCCAGTTCTTCGCGAGCCGGTTCGACCAGGCTCGACGCACGGCGCACGCGCTGTGCGGGAATTGGCTTGAGGCGGAGGAGATCGCGCAGCACGCATTCGTCCGCATGTACGCCCACTGGCCCAAGGTGCGCCGCGACAGCGCGGAGGCGTACCTGCGCACGGTCGTGACCAGGATCTTCCTCGACTCGCGCCGCCGGGGCAGGCGGCGCGAGCAGGTGGTGGCCTCGCCGCCGGAGTCCGCCGTCGAGCCGGACACCGCCGGCGCCGACGAGCGCCAGCCGCTGCTGGCCGCGCTGCAGCACGTCCCACCGCGGCAGCGGGCCGTGCTGGTGCTGCGGTACGCGCACGACCTGTCGGTCGAGCAGGTGGCGGAGGCGCTGCGGTGCTCGACCGGCACGGTCAAGAGCCAGACCGCCCGAGGCTTGCAGACGCTCCGCGACGCCTATCGCGGCGCGGTGACACCGGGGAGCGCGTGA
- a CDS encoding O-antigen ligase family protein yields the protein MTWLLRALTCATVFAAPLEGYLLQAHGQLAKLPPALLVGAWVVARVRQRRAPVVHSALGILALLAIVLLITSAVHAGGVHTAEYALRWLPFLLVTAVLVDVVAREVPIRAVLTATVAGAVVAAAGALHTMVAEGGTRASGPLEDPNDLAYFLVAALPLLTALRRSRPTAPRQSRPVTSHWPGPATSRWPGPGSSHWPGPTAPHGPGLTAPHESGSAVLHRSGFAAPHQPAPADPEQSGPAAPHRSRSVASRWSRSVASRQPGSAALRRPRSLFLSRPGSVAAWCSGSVGRRRVEAVAIGVATVVLAAGAAATLSRGGGLALGAAVAWLLFRRALPLRALVGGVVALVVLGGAVALFAGPVLDRALREKVYIAETNVDTRELRWQAAARMVADHPALGVGPGGFRAGYPAASHNAEIDEQTPVAHNMYLEVAAELGLPGFALFAALLVLTAATSERVRRATDDPLPVVAVQAALIAVVVASTFLSEQYYLPLWSLVAVVAAADLRLRRTSDLACAPRDQ from the coding sequence ATGACCTGGCTGCTGCGCGCCCTGACGTGCGCGACGGTGTTCGCCGCGCCGCTGGAGGGCTACCTGCTCCAGGCGCACGGCCAGCTGGCCAAGCTGCCGCCCGCGTTGCTGGTGGGTGCGTGGGTGGTGGCGCGGGTGCGGCAGCGCCGGGCGCCGGTCGTGCATTCAGCGCTCGGAATCCTAGCGCTGCTAGCAATCGTGCTGCTGATAACTTCCGCGGTGCACGCGGGCGGGGTGCACACGGCCGAGTACGCGCTGCGCTGGCTGCCGTTCTTGCTGGTGACGGCGGTGCTGGTGGACGTCGTGGCGCGCGAGGTGCCGATCCGGGCGGTGCTCACGGCCACCGTCGCCGGCGCGGTGGTGGCGGCGGCGGGGGCGCTGCACACCATGGTGGCGGAAGGCGGCACCCGCGCCTCCGGACCCCTGGAGGACCCGAACGACCTGGCCTACTTCCTGGTCGCCGCCCTCCCCCTCCTGACCGCCCTCCGCCGCTCCCGACCAACCGCTCCACGCCAGTCGAGGCCGGTCACCTCGCACTGGCCAGGACCGGCCACCTCTCGTTGGCCAGGACCCGGCTCCTCGCACTGGCCGGGCCCGACCGCTCCGCACGGGCCGGGTCTGACCGCTCCGCACGAGTCAGGATCGGCCGTTCTGCACCGGTCGGGGTTCGCCGCTCCGCACCAGCCGGCGCCGGCCGATCCCGAGCAGTCGGGTCCGGCCGCTCCACACCGGTCGCGGTCGGTCGCGTCGCGCTGGTCGCGGTCGGTCGCTTCGCGTCAGCCGGGATCTGCTGCCTTGCGCCGACCGAGGTCGCTTTTCTTGAGCAGGCCGGGATCTGTCGCCGCGTGGTGCTCGGGGTCGGTTGGTCGGCGCCGGGTGGAGGCGGTGGCGATCGGTGTCGCCACCGTGGTCCTCGCGGCGGGTGCGGCGGCGACGTTGTCCAGGGGTGGGGGGCTCGCCCTTGGCGCGGCGGTGGCGTGGTTGTTGTTCCGGCGGGCGTTGCCGTTGAGGGCGTTGGTCGGTGGTGTGGTGGCGCTGGTTGTCCTCGGGGGAGCGGTGGCGTTGTTCGCCGGGCCCGTCCTGGACCGCGCGCTGCGGGAGAAGGTCTACATCGCCGAGACCAATGTGGACACCCGTGAGCTGCGCTGGCAGGCCGCCGCCCGGATGGTCGCCGACCACCCGGCCCTCGGGGTCGGCCCAGGCGGTTTCCGGGCCGGGTACCCCGCCGCCTCGCACAACGCCGAGATCGACGAGCAGACCCCCGTGGCGCACAACATGTACCTGGAGGTGGCCGCCGAGCTGGGCCTGCCCGGCTTCGCGCTGTTCGCCGCCCTCCTCGTGCTCACCGCCGCCACCAGCGAACGCGTCCGCCGCGCCACCGACGACCCGCTGCCCGTGGTCGCGGTGCAGGCGGCGCTGATCGCGGTCGTGGTGGCGTCCACCTTCCTGTCCGAGCAGTACTACCTGCCGTTGTGGTCGCTGGTCGCCGTCGTGGCAGCGGCCGACCTGCGCTTGAGGAGGACGAGCGACCTTGCGTGTGCTCCACGTGATCAGTGA
- a CDS encoding class I SAM-dependent methyltransferase, whose product METAEEYWETFYRDRGQVWTGKVNELLAREVAHLAPGAALDLGCGEGGDALWLAGRGWRVTAVDVSATAMARGAAQAAEAGLADRIDWQRHDLGSSFPSGEFDLVSAQFLHSTVAPEGEREGILARAAKAVAPGGVLLVVGHAAGPSWADHQELADFRFPTNADVLAAVDPGPEWVVEVDELVEREMTGPHGEHGTRSDCVLRLRRG is encoded by the coding sequence ATGGAGACCGCAGAAGAGTACTGGGAGACGTTCTACCGCGACCGCGGCCAAGTCTGGACCGGCAAGGTCAACGAGCTGCTGGCCCGCGAGGTCGCGCACCTGGCGCCCGGCGCCGCGCTGGACCTCGGTTGCGGCGAGGGCGGTGACGCGCTGTGGCTGGCCGGGCGCGGCTGGCGGGTGACCGCGGTCGACGTGTCGGCGACCGCGATGGCCAGGGGCGCGGCGCAGGCCGCCGAGGCCGGGCTGGCCGACCGGATCGACTGGCAGCGGCACGACCTGGGCAGCTCGTTCCCGAGCGGGGAGTTCGACCTGGTCTCGGCGCAGTTCTTGCACTCGACGGTGGCGCCGGAGGGCGAGCGGGAGGGCATCCTGGCGCGGGCGGCGAAGGCGGTGGCGCCCGGCGGCGTGCTGCTGGTCGTCGGGCACGCCGCCGGGCCGAGCTGGGCGGACCACCAGGAGCTCGCCGACTTCCGGTTCCCGACCAACGCCGACGTGCTGGCCGCGGTCGACCCCGGCCCGGAGTGGGTGGTCGAGGTGGACGAGCTGGTCGAGCGGGAGATGACCGGACCGCACGGCGAGCACGGCACCCGCTCCGACTGCGTGCTGCGGCTGCGCCGGGGCTAG